In Candidatus Nitrosotenuis uzonensis, one DNA window encodes the following:
- a CDS encoding tRNA (N(6)-L-threonylcarbamoyladenosine(37)-C(2))-methylthiotransferase produces MARIWVESYGCSASFADAEMISGLIVNGGHTLASSAKDSDLNLIVTCSVKDATANKMVNRIKKLKTKPLVVAGCLAKAEPRTVERFSSNASLLGPNSIGKTLQIIDSTLLGRKQVELSDTDVTKIGLPKVRLNPIVGIVEIASGCMSECTFCQTKIAKGDLKSFRIGDIVRQVSSEVDDGCKEVWLTSTDNGCYGLDIGTTLPELVNKVSEIPKEFMIRVGMMNPMYMPRIKDQLLASFESEKVFKFLHVPVQSGSDNVLADMKRGHTAATFRDVVKKFRSTFPEFTISTDIIVGFPTESEEDFAKTLHLLEETTPDVVNLSRYSQRPGTPAAGMDQIDVSEVKRRSKVVFELINKIALDNNKKWLGWEGSVLFDEQTADQIRGRNFAYKSVFVDENVQIGQRKNVKITKATAHGLYGSLTS; encoded by the coding sequence ATGCCGAAATGATCTCAGGCCTTATTGTGAATGGAGGCCACACACTTGCTTCAAGCGCAAAAGACTCCGATCTGAACCTTATCGTGACATGCTCTGTCAAGGATGCTACTGCAAATAAGATGGTAAATCGCATAAAGAAGCTAAAAACAAAACCGCTTGTCGTAGCAGGTTGCCTTGCCAAAGCAGAGCCAAGAACAGTTGAACGGTTTTCTTCTAATGCAAGTCTTCTTGGGCCTAACTCCATAGGAAAGACGCTACAGATAATCGATTCAACACTGCTTGGAAGAAAACAAGTAGAGTTATCAGATACGGACGTAACAAAAATAGGACTGCCAAAGGTCCGTCTTAATCCCATTGTAGGGATTGTAGAGATAGCAAGCGGTTGCATGAGTGAGTGCACATTCTGCCAGACAAAGATTGCAAAAGGCGATCTCAAATCATTTAGAATTGGAGATATTGTAAGACAGGTATCATCAGAGGTGGACGATGGATGCAAGGAAGTATGGCTTACATCAACTGATAATGGCTGCTATGGGCTAGATATCGGTACCACGTTACCAGAGCTTGTAAACAAAGTATCAGAGATCCCAAAAGAATTCATGATCAGAGTTGGAATGATGAATCCTATGTACATGCCAAGAATAAAGGATCAACTTTTAGCATCATTTGAGAGTGAAAAGGTATTCAAATTCTTGCATGTCCCTGTCCAAAGCGGCAGCGATAATGTCCTAGCAGACATGAAACGTGGTCATACAGCAGCAACATTCAGGGATGTGGTAAAAAAATTCCGTTCAACATTCCCAGAATTTACGATATCTACGGACATCATAGTCGGTTTTCCCACAGAAAGCGAGGAAGACTTTGCAAAAACACTTCACCTCTTAGAGGAGACCACGCCTGACGTGGTAAACCTGTCAAGGTACAGTCAACGGCCTGGAACTCCGGCGGCAGGCATGGACCAGATAGATGTATCAGAAGTAAAGCGGAGAAGTAAGGTAGTGTTTGAGTTGATAAACAAGATAGCGCTCGATAACAACAAAAAATGGCTTGGGTGGGAAGGCAGTGTTTTGTTTGATGAGCAGACTGCCGATCAGATAAGGGGAAGAAACTTTGCGTACAAATCCGTCTTTGTGGATGAAAACGTGCAGATAGGACAAAGAAAAAACGTAAAAATCACAAAAGCCACTGCTCATGGCCTTTACGGGTCGCTCACTAGCTAA
- a CDS encoding cell division protein FtsZ, with translation MDFREPVLLVGIGGAGARLAAQASNLTGTNWVAISHDSNDLGSENDIKVHTESYVNPSSYLIRAQTQKVMDKIRGRISDYSTVIVFANLAGKAGCAISPLVASAAKEEGKKVLSFALMPFGFEKERIFLSGVSLKRLRTSSDSTIVIDNDAILESNPDLTVSKCYEITNAAVMYVVNSLHTSSISNDINILTTSRDLSDVEASLRDSIKMLYEDAPPNAVKKTMLYVFGTDNVSIGKINSITNTLSDIFNEQNTSVSLATTQGDKSKVVMVTAVQGATKFDSYDPLGTIPQDRTLDWDEPESSIKTGIELYQME, from the coding sequence ATGGACTTTAGGGAGCCAGTTTTATTGGTAGGTATAGGCGGTGCAGGCGCAAGGTTGGCCGCACAAGCAAGCAACCTCACTGGCACGAACTGGGTAGCCATAAGTCATGATAGCAATGACCTTGGCTCAGAAAACGACATAAAAGTACACACAGAATCTTATGTCAACCCGTCATCATACTTGATTCGTGCTCAGACACAAAAGGTCATGGATAAGATAAGGGGCAGAATTTCTGATTACTCGACGGTAATTGTGTTTGCAAATCTTGCCGGAAAGGCAGGATGTGCCATTTCCCCACTTGTTGCCTCAGCTGCCAAAGAAGAAGGCAAAAAGGTGCTCTCGTTTGCACTTATGCCTTTCGGATTTGAAAAGGAACGAATCTTTCTCTCAGGCGTATCGTTAAAGAGGCTACGTACTAGCTCAGATTCCACCATCGTAATAGACAACGACGCTATCTTAGAAAGCAATCCTGATTTGACAGTAAGCAAATGTTACGAGATAACAAATGCAGCCGTAATGTATGTAGTAAATTCACTGCACACATCATCAATTTCAAACGACATTAACATACTGACAACCAGCAGGGATCTCTCAGATGTGGAAGCATCCTTGCGTGATTCCATCAAGATGCTCTACGAAGACGCGCCCCCAAATGCAGTCAAAAAAACAATGCTTTACGTATTTGGAACCGACAATGTATCAATAGGAAAAATAAACTCGATTACAAACACGCTTTCCGATATTTTTAATGAGCAGAATACGAGTGTCAGCCTTGCAACCACCCAAGGAGACAAGTCCAAGGTAGTCATGGTTACTGCGGTGCAAGGGGCAACCAAGTTTGACTCTTACGATCCACTCGGCACGATACCACAAGATAGAACACTGGACTGGGATGAACCAGAATCAAGCATCAAAACAGGCATAGAACTGTACCAGATGGAATAA
- a CDS encoding 50S ribosomal protein L31e: MSQEAERVYTINLGKVWLSPNNQRAKRAINMIKEFSRRHMKTEQIKIDQELSQVVWQRGIRSPPRKIRVKMAKTDDGYVLVSPYEEDVKPKTEEKTKKEKSTDAKEQKEEQVETKEKVDESKPKEEKDAKPKEDKKEKPKKESKSEKPDKQSTAKKPAKKSK; the protein is encoded by the coding sequence GTGTCGCAAGAAGCTGAACGCGTTTACACTATTAACCTAGGTAAGGTATGGCTCTCTCCAAACAACCAGAGAGCAAAACGTGCAATTAATATGATTAAAGAATTCTCAAGACGCCACATGAAGACAGAACAGATAAAAATTGATCAGGAACTGAGCCAGGTCGTCTGGCAGAGAGGCATTAGAAGTCCGCCAAGAAAGATTCGAGTAAAAATGGCAAAGACAGACGATGGTTATGTGCTGGTCTCTCCATACGAGGAAGATGTAAAGCCAAAAACTGAAGAAAAGACAAAAAAAGAAAAATCAACTGATGCAAAGGAGCAAAAAGAAGAACAGGTAGAGACCAAGGAAAAAGTTGACGAGTCCAAACCCAAAGAGGAAAAGGATGCCAAACCAAAAGAAGACAAAAAGGAAAAGCCAAAAAAAGAATCCAAATCTGAAAAGCCTGATAAGCAATCTACGGCAAAAAAGCCCGCCAAAAAATCAAAATAG
- a CDS encoding 50S ribosomal protein L39e, which produces MAARKHSGRKIRLLKKKKQNSAVPAWIILKTKRQVRSNPKRRQWRQTDVEVG; this is translated from the coding sequence ATGGCGGCAAGAAAGCATTCTGGAAGAAAAATCAGACTGCTAAAGAAAAAAAAGCAAAACTCTGCAGTACCAGCTTGGATAATACTAAAGACCAAAAGACAGGTCAGATCAAATCCCAAGCGAAGGCAGTGGAGACAGACTGACGTGGAGGTAGGATAA
- a CDS encoding NUDIX hydrolase, with the protein MTLEQIKSILSSQIHPYLNTDTKHAAVMVAIYGKEPCVIMTEKPKTMVQHGGEVSFPGGKMTDSDHDLLDTAIRETDEEISLNISRLQVIGQLRPVQTRNSGFTIIPFVSILDSIPPLTPNSEVEQILHIPILPLLRTLGEDDDIEHRSLFEAYKLTYDNKIIWGASARILKQISDIFKQCNLL; encoded by the coding sequence ATGACGCTAGAGCAAATCAAGAGTATACTCTCATCACAAATTCATCCGTATCTTAATACTGACACAAAACATGCTGCAGTAATGGTGGCAATTTACGGCAAAGAACCATGCGTGATAATGACTGAAAAGCCAAAGACTATGGTACAGCATGGCGGGGAAGTTTCATTTCCTGGGGGAAAAATGACAGACTCTGACCATGACCTGCTTGATACTGCAATACGTGAAACAGACGAAGAAATCTCATTGAATATATCGCGACTTCAGGTAATCGGGCAGCTTAGGCCCGTGCAGACCAGAAATTCTGGATTTACAATAATACCGTTTGTGTCAATACTTGATTCAATTCCACCATTGACACCAAATTCTGAAGTTGAGCAGATACTTCACATACCTATTCTACCTCTTCTGAGAACTCTTGGGGAAGATGATGACATAGAACACAGATCATTATTTGAGGCATACAAGCTTACATACGATAACAAGATAATCTGGGGAGCCTCAGCAAGAATCTTAAAACAAATATCGGACATCTTCAAACAGTGTAATCTGCTCTAA
- a CDS encoding methylenetetrahydrofolate reductase produces the protein MTIRYEINPPRVIEDKVLSHKEVQASLKRIQKRISKISNLCDGIHLTDSVLGVPRISPITTGAIIRNDGIKMDITASLRVRDRNITALTQSVYDAILLGLDGLLILKGDEPPKGPKDSKLVPSDIVRHFKDLGFGKNLDFFLSIPADPDFDKITKKISAEPTGFVTQVIQSKDQVFRIVDRLKPQGFKIIPCIMIPSENNTRSARMLGIEFSRYEESILDFIVEIYKLTKDVLITSPNDFAAATKVLAGIKGLKRK, from the coding sequence ATGACCATAAGATACGAGATAAATCCGCCTCGTGTCATTGAGGATAAAGTGCTGTCTCACAAAGAAGTACAGGCATCATTGAAAAGAATTCAAAAAAGAATCAGCAAGATCAGCAATCTATGCGATGGGATCCATCTTACCGACTCTGTGCTAGGGGTTCCAAGAATATCACCAATTACAACTGGAGCCATAATACGCAATGACGGAATAAAGATGGATATAACTGCCAGTCTTAGGGTTCGTGATAGAAACATCACTGCACTTACCCAGTCAGTATACGATGCGATCCTTTTGGGATTGGATGGTCTTTTGATTTTGAAGGGAGATGAACCACCAAAGGGCCCAAAAGATTCCAAACTAGTACCAAGTGATATCGTACGTCATTTCAAGGACTTGGGATTTGGAAAAAATCTTGATTTTTTTCTGTCAATTCCAGCAGACCCAGACTTTGACAAGATTACAAAGAAGATAAGTGCTGAACCAACAGGTTTTGTCACACAGGTAATCCAGTCAAAAGACCAGGTGTTCCGCATAGTAGACAGACTAAAGCCGCAGGGATTCAAGATAATACCATGTATTATGATACCGTCTGAAAACAACACAAGGTCAGCAAGAATGCTCGGAATTGAGTTTTCAAGGTACGAGGAATCCATACTCGATTTTATTGTTGAGATTTACAAATTGACAAAAGATGTACTGATCACATCTCCTAATGACTTTGCCGCAGCAACAAAAGTTCTTGCAGGCATTAAAGGATTAAAAAGAAAATAA
- a CDS encoding homocysteine S-methyltransferase family protein, which translates to MKEKPAFTDALKEKILLFDGAMGTEIQKFNPKPEDFPDGKDGFNDGLVLTHPEWIKKIHRSYLEAGADCIETNSFGSNKLKLDEYGYGDQTVEINKKIASLAVEVASEFTDKPRYVIGSMGPTGFLPSSNDPDLGQKPLDDIRQAYRLQAQGLILGGVDALLIETSQDILEVKLAIEGAKQAMEDVGKKVALIANVTLDQYGKMLLGTSIQAAYTTVSDMGIDVFGLNCSTGPIEMIPSVRWLDEQDEHSLLVVPNAGMPENQGGQAVYKMSPEKMAEALKDFVSKYNKVRIIGGCCGTNPAHIAALRKVIDERKPTS; encoded by the coding sequence ATGAAAGAAAAACCGGCATTTACTGACGCATTGAAAGAAAAGATCCTTTTATTTGACGGAGCCATGGGAACTGAGATTCAAAAGTTCAACCCAAAGCCGGAGGATTTTCCCGATGGAAAAGACGGATTCAACGATGGATTGGTTCTAACTCACCCAGAATGGATAAAGAAGATACACCGAAGTTATCTTGAGGCAGGAGCTGATTGCATAGAGACAAACTCGTTTGGCTCCAACAAACTAAAGCTTGACGAGTATGGATATGGAGACCAGACTGTGGAAATAAACAAAAAGATTGCCTCGCTTGCAGTAGAAGTTGCATCAGAGTTCACGGACAAACCACGATATGTGATAGGCAGTATGGGACCCACCGGCTTTTTGCCAAGCTCAAATGATCCTGATCTTGGGCAAAAACCACTAGACGATATAAGGCAAGCTTACAGACTACAGGCCCAAGGCCTAATACTCGGAGGAGTCGATGCCCTGCTTATTGAAACAAGTCAAGACATACTTGAAGTAAAGCTTGCAATCGAAGGTGCAAAACAGGCAATGGAAGATGTGGGGAAAAAAGTCGCACTGATAGCAAACGTCACGCTTGATCAGTATGGCAAGATGCTCCTTGGAACAAGCATCCAGGCAGCATACACTACTGTATCAGATATGGGAATCGACGTTTTCGGACTTAACTGCTCTACAGGTCCAATAGAGATGATTCCAAGCGTCCGCTGGCTTGATGAGCAAGATGAACACAGCCTGCTTGTGGTTCCTAACGCAGGAATGCCGGAAAACCAAGGAGGGCAGGCAGTATACAAGATGAGCCCTGAGAAGATGGCAGAGGCCCTGAAGGATTTTGTTTCAAAATACAATAAAGTTCGCATCATAGGGGGATGTTGCGGCACAAACCCTGCCCACATAGCCGCACTAAGAAAAGTAATCGATGAGAGGAAACCGACAAGTTAA
- a CDS encoding dihydropteroate synthase, with the protein MKYPRVSSAMKAVDLRQIPPPLIIGERLNTQGSKKAKQLVLSDDFDGLIDLARAQVEDGAHCLDVCVATTERSDELEFMKKLVKRLSLEVDAPLVIDSTDPAVVQAAIEQIPGRPIINSINLEGDGSKFHKLAPLMAKYGLPAVALCIGPKGMAKTPQEKVATAELLYETGKKYGLREEQFMFDVLTFTLATGETEFQDAGRNTLDGIRLVKQRFPNAFTVLGLSNISFGLVPAARKVLNSVFLHHAVKAGLDAAIVNAKEITPYNEIDPKERELAENLIFNRHPNALADIINHFEKIDTKITTSKKIDVDPSWPAGKRAHFRIVNRLKDGIEQDVILAIMEKIPGNANEKRITEIAKHITHPAAIQTLNDDLLPAMKEVGDKFGAGELILPFVLKSAECMKAAVAELEKYLLKEKGSSKGKLVLGTVYGDVHDIGKNLVKTIFENNGYTVYDLGKQVPLQKFIEKIEEVKADAVGLSALLVSTSKQMQYFVEHARQNKFSIPILCGGAAINSNYINRIAKEGGIYEHGVFYCKTMFEGLKTMDKIVSVERGQFIREWKEKIQKWTETKVERPQGDLPHSGIKPVTPPMPRVIDAPIRIEPKDINLDQVWTHLSKKSLFVLSWGLRGRGIDDPETEGERLLNEWKKKVLDEHLFEPRAVYGYYVCHNVDGKLVVEHRGQKIEFEFPRSSQSKHLCLTDYFGENDIVAFQAVTVGSKVQETIELWNKQDRYTDAYYLHGLAVETAEALAEMINQRIKSELGLEGKRGLRYSWGYPSCPDVSQHHLVWKILEPEKSGMTLTEAGQIIPEQSTAAIVVHHPQAEYFVL; encoded by the coding sequence TTGAAGTACCCACGAGTAAGCTCAGCAATGAAGGCAGTTGATCTAAGACAGATTCCACCCCCACTTATCATAGGTGAGAGACTCAATACCCAAGGATCAAAGAAAGCAAAGCAACTAGTGCTATCGGATGATTTTGATGGTTTAATTGATCTTGCGCGAGCTCAGGTAGAGGACGGAGCACACTGTCTTGATGTCTGCGTTGCAACAACTGAAAGATCTGATGAGCTTGAATTTATGAAAAAGCTCGTAAAGAGATTATCGCTTGAGGTTGACGCGCCGCTTGTCATAGATTCTACTGACCCGGCAGTGGTACAGGCTGCAATAGAGCAGATACCAGGCAGGCCAATCATAAACTCCATCAATCTTGAGGGGGATGGCAGCAAATTTCACAAACTCGCACCATTAATGGCAAAATATGGTCTCCCAGCAGTCGCATTATGTATAGGTCCCAAGGGAATGGCAAAAACGCCGCAAGAAAAAGTCGCGACTGCAGAACTGCTATACGAGACTGGAAAAAAATATGGTCTACGCGAAGAGCAGTTCATGTTCGATGTTCTCACATTCACGTTAGCAACAGGCGAGACAGAGTTTCAGGATGCTGGAAGAAACACGCTTGATGGGATCAGACTAGTAAAGCAGAGATTCCCAAATGCATTTACAGTCTTGGGCTTGAGCAACATCAGTTTCGGTCTTGTTCCTGCTGCAAGAAAAGTGCTCAACTCTGTCTTCCTGCATCACGCAGTTAAGGCAGGTCTTGACGCTGCCATAGTAAATGCAAAAGAAATTACCCCATACAACGAGATAGACCCAAAAGAGCGTGAGCTTGCAGAGAACCTCATATTTAACAGACATCCAAATGCGCTTGCAGATATAATCAATCATTTTGAGAAAATAGACACAAAGATAACGACCTCAAAAAAAATTGACGTCGACCCAAGTTGGCCAGCGGGAAAACGTGCCCACTTTAGAATCGTAAACAGATTAAAGGATGGGATAGAGCAGGATGTAATTCTTGCAATAATGGAAAAGATTCCCGGTAATGCAAATGAGAAAAGAATTACAGAGATTGCAAAGCATATAACACATCCTGCGGCTATACAGACACTAAATGATGATCTTCTTCCTGCAATGAAAGAGGTTGGTGACAAATTCGGGGCTGGCGAGCTGATACTACCCTTTGTGCTAAAGTCAGCAGAATGTATGAAGGCAGCAGTAGCAGAGTTGGAAAAATACCTACTGAAGGAGAAGGGCTCCAGCAAGGGAAAGCTTGTGTTAGGTACAGTGTATGGTGATGTGCACGATATTGGAAAGAACCTTGTAAAGACAATCTTTGAGAACAATGGTTACACTGTATACGATCTCGGAAAGCAGGTTCCACTCCAAAAATTTATCGAAAAAATAGAAGAGGTGAAGGCAGATGCAGTTGGACTTTCCGCTCTGCTTGTTTCAACATCAAAACAGATGCAGTATTTTGTAGAACATGCAAGGCAAAACAAATTCTCCATCCCGATTCTGTGCGGAGGTGCTGCAATCAATTCCAATTATATCAACAGGATTGCAAAGGAAGGCGGGATCTACGAGCACGGAGTGTTTTACTGCAAGACCATGTTCGAAGGCCTCAAGACAATGGATAAAATTGTGTCAGTAGAGCGTGGTCAGTTCATCAGAGAATGGAAAGAGAAAATCCAAAAATGGACTGAAACAAAGGTAGAAAGACCGCAAGGTGACCTTCCTCATTCTGGAATAAAGCCCGTAACACCTCCGATGCCCAGAGTAATAGATGCTCCAATAAGGATCGAGCCCAAAGATATCAATTTAGATCAAGTATGGACCCATCTTTCCAAAAAATCGCTCTTTGTGTTATCGTGGGGCCTAAGGGGCCGAGGAATAGACGATCCTGAGACAGAGGGCGAGAGGCTGCTCAATGAGTGGAAGAAAAAAGTGCTAGACGAGCATCTCTTTGAGCCGCGTGCCGTGTACGGCTATTATGTTTGTCACAATGTAGATGGCAAGCTAGTGGTAGAACACAGAGGCCAAAAGATTGAATTTGAGTTCCCAAGGTCTTCACAGAGCAAGCATCTGTGTCTTACGGATTATTTTGGCGAAAATGACATTGTAGCGTTTCAGGCAGTAACTGTTGGAAGCAAGGTACAAGAGACAATAGAGTTATGGAATAAGCAAGACCGATATACAGACGCATACTATCTGCACGGTCTTGCGGTGGAAACTGCAGAAGCTCTGGCAGAGATGATAAACCAGAGAATCAAAAGCGAGCTTGGCCTTGAAGGAAAAAGAGGGCTCAGATATTCTTGGGGGTATCCTAGCTGTCCTGATGTATCGCAACACCATCTGGTGTGGAAGATACTAGAGCCTGAAAAATCAGGCATGACGCTAACTGAGGCAGGACAGATAATACCAGAGCAGTCCACTGCTGCCATAGTCGTACACCATCCACAAGCAGAGTATTTTGTTCTCTAA
- a CDS encoding MFS transporter, translating to MQQIGISNLIRSATFFQHAGVSIVYIFMPILAQNLTTSIFEVGITIASFFFAQILSSMYFGRISDASGKRLIFIRVGFLACAAMFGLHYVADNSLYLLLVRLGAGVASGMMVPAMLAYTYESGKDKTKVASVISFHALGWLAGIVAAGIANNEKTIFLISAALFLTGLVFTMRMPQYAIVKETGATKSVIARNRFLFLSLLFRHTGATAVWTILPLVLTQSLGAKLYEVSMVYVANTITAFVLMNLMGTKIRTKNVTKFKIGIGLTVFVFAGMAVMSSWWMAIPWMALVGFTWAFLYIGGSIHLMENNPKSTSTGIFNSTIAIANVIGPVVAGTIAFYYDQISVMYFAVAICIVAFAISLKIK from the coding sequence ATGCAGCAGATAGGTATAAGCAATCTAATTCGCAGTGCAACTTTCTTCCAACATGCAGGTGTATCTATAGTATACATCTTCATGCCGATTCTTGCGCAAAATCTGACAACATCCATCTTTGAAGTTGGAATCACCATAGCTTCGTTTTTCTTTGCCCAGATACTATCCAGCATGTATTTTGGCAGGATTTCCGATGCGAGTGGAAAAAGACTAATCTTTATCAGAGTAGGATTTCTTGCCTGCGCTGCAATGTTTGGCTTGCATTATGTTGCAGACAACTCGCTATACCTTCTGCTAGTACGCCTCGGAGCAGGAGTTGCAAGCGGCATGATGGTGCCTGCTATGCTCGCATACACATACGAATCAGGTAAAGATAAAACAAAAGTTGCATCCGTTATTTCATTTCATGCATTAGGTTGGCTTGCTGGAATTGTTGCCGCAGGAATTGCAAACAACGAGAAGACAATCTTTCTTATCAGTGCTGCCCTGTTTCTTACAGGACTCGTATTTACCATGCGTATGCCCCAGTATGCAATTGTAAAAGAAACAGGCGCAACAAAATCAGTAATTGCAAGGAACAGGTTTCTCTTCCTCTCACTATTATTCCGACATACTGGAGCCACTGCAGTATGGACGATTCTGCCATTGGTACTCACGCAGTCCCTTGGCGCAAAGCTGTACGAGGTATCAATGGTGTACGTTGCAAACACGATAACTGCTTTTGTTCTGATGAATCTGATGGGCACGAAAATCCGCACAAAAAACGTGACCAAATTCAAAATAGGTATAGGCCTGACTGTGTTCGTATTTGCGGGCATGGCAGTAATGAGTAGCTGGTGGATGGCAATACCCTGGATGGCACTAGTAGGATTTACTTGGGCATTTTTGTATATTGGTGGAAGCATACATCTTATGGAGAACAATCCAAAATCAACATCCACTGGAATATTTAATTCCACAATAGCAATTGCAAATGTGATAGGCCCTGTTGTTGCAGGCACCATAGCGTTTTATTATGACCAAATTTCTGTGATGTATTTTGCGGTGGCAATATGCATAGTTGCATTTGCCATTTCGCTAAAAATCAAATAG
- a CDS encoding ABC transporter permease has product MTSKIVGKKIAFYVGLVLVWQALDASNIWSDNVFPSPIEVGEDLWYGASDGTLWFGIGTSLWRLVVGLLIAIAGGMILGVFMARVPTVNQTIGSIVLGLQSIPSVAWAPLAIVWFGLTDAGIIFVTVAGAIFAVTINTYTGVKNINPDYIAAAQNMGARGTQLITKVLIPAAFPYMISGFKQGWAFAWRGVIGAELLFSFLGLGFLLNVGRQLNDVSQVIAMMIVIMLIGILIDGLIFKRIEEKVMARWGLR; this is encoded by the coding sequence ATGACATCAAAGATAGTCGGAAAGAAAATTGCATTTTATGTGGGACTCGTTCTTGTTTGGCAGGCTCTTGACGCATCCAATATCTGGAGCGATAATGTGTTCCCATCTCCAATTGAGGTGGGGGAAGACTTGTGGTATGGAGCATCTGATGGAACACTCTGGTTTGGAATAGGCACTAGTCTTTGGCGTCTTGTGGTCGGCTTGTTGATTGCAATCGCTGGGGGTATGATTCTAGGCGTATTCATGGCTAGGGTTCCAACCGTAAATCAGACCATCGGCTCCATAGTGCTAGGTCTGCAGTCAATACCCTCAGTTGCATGGGCGCCTCTTGCGATAGTCTGGTTCGGATTAACTGATGCTGGAATAATCTTTGTGACTGTGGCAGGCGCAATATTTGCAGTAACAATAAACACGTACACTGGAGTTAAGAACATCAATCCTGACTATATTGCAGCTGCGCAGAATATGGGGGCACGAGGCACACAACTGATCACCAAAGTATTGATCCCGGCCGCATTTCCATATATGATATCTGGTTTCAAACAGGGATGGGCATTTGCATGGCGTGGCGTAATCGGTGCCGAACTGTTATTTTCATTTTTAGGTCTTGGATTTTTGCTTAATGTTGGCAGGCAGCTAAACGACGTTTCACAAGTAATAGCTATGATGATAGTAATAATGCTAATTGGGATCTTAATTGATGGTCTCATCTTCAAGAGAATCGAGGAAAAAGTAATGGCAAGGTGGGGCCTGAGATGA
- a CDS encoding ABC transporter ATP-binding protein: MAKLEAKGIVKYFDHDGHKLKALGGVDLIVEDGDFVCLVGPSGCGKSTFLRIAAGLEKPDDGQILLDNRPITKTGPDRILVFQEGALFPWLKVRDNVEFGLKIAGIPESERQQISDRYLEMMQLTKFANSYTYQLSTGMRQRVAIARALVMDPDVLLMDEPFAALDAQTRDLLLVEMQMIWQKTKKTIVFVTHSISEATVLGNKVAVFTHRPSTVKKIIQIEHQRPRLVEDNSLYKYQQEILTELRPEVKAKGSD, encoded by the coding sequence ATGGCAAAGCTTGAAGCAAAAGGAATTGTAAAATATTTTGATCACGACGGGCATAAACTGAAAGCACTTGGTGGTGTGGACCTTATAGTGGAGGATGGCGATTTTGTTTGTCTTGTGGGGCCATCTGGATGCGGCAAATCCACTTTCTTGAGAATTGCGGCGGGGCTTGAAAAACCGGATGACGGGCAGATTCTACTGGATAATCGACCAATCACAAAGACAGGGCCAGACAGAATACTGGTCTTTCAGGAAGGTGCTCTATTTCCATGGCTTAAGGTACGAGATAACGTGGAATTCGGACTCAAGATAGCAGGTATACCAGAATCGGAAAGACAGCAGATATCAGACAGATATCTTGAGATGATGCAGCTAACCAAGTTCGCAAACTCGTATACGTATCAACTTTCAACCGGCATGAGGCAGCGAGTGGCTATTGCCAGAGCTCTTGTGATGGATCCTGACGTGCTTTTAATGGATGAACCGTTTGCCGCACTTGACGCACAAACACGCGATCTACTTCTGGTTGAAATGCAGATGATCTGGCAGAAGACAAAGAAGACCATAGTGTTCGTTACCCATAGCATATCTGAGGCAACAGTACTTGGAAACAAGGTTGCAGTATTCACACACCGGCCATCCACTGTCAAAAAAATAATACAGATTGAACACCAAAGACCTCGCCTTGTAGAAGACAACTCGCTTTACAAATACCAGCAAGAGATTCTCACAGAACTAAGACCAGAAGTAAAGGCAAAGGGGAGCGACTAG